The following nucleotide sequence is from Armatimonadota bacterium.
GAGGAATACACGGCTAGCATAGGCATTCTCCGTTTATAAAAGGTAGGAGGTATCCATGTACGCCCTGGGAATTGATTTCGGCACAAATTCGGTTCGAGCATTAATAGCAGATGTGGAAACTGGCAAAGAAGTAGGGACATATGTTCACAATTACACGCGAGGTGTAGATGGCATTATCCTCGACGAGCGTGATTCGAACTTCGCTCGGCAGGATCCCCAGGAATATGTTGAAGGGTTAGAAGCATCGGTCCGCGGGGCGATAAGGGAAGCTGAACGTGTTAGTGGTTTTAGTGCCAAGAAAATTATTGGTATTGGCATTGATACAACTGGAAGCACGCCAATACCGGTAGATTCAAATGGAATGCCTCTTTCTTTTAATAAGAAGTTTGCGGATAATCCAAATGCCTATGCATGGCTATGGAAAGATCATACGAGTCATGAAGAAGCCTCGATAATCACAGCAAGGGCGAGAGAATCATCAATAGACTACACAAAATATTCCGGCGGCGTTTATTCATCCGAATGGTTTTTTTCAAAAATACTTCATTTAGCTAATACTGACCCAGAAGTTTATGAAGCGGCTTCCAGCTTTGTTGAACACTGTGATTGGATGCCGGCTCTTATTGTTGGAGATACAAACCCAAAATGCATTCTCCGCAGTCGTTGTGCTGCTGGGCATAAAGCGATGTGGAATGCCGAATGGGGTGGTTTGCCTCCACAAGAGTTTTGGTCGGCCGTCAGTCCGAAGCTTGATGGGATAGTCGACAAGCTTTACAGAGATACCTATACGTCTAATACGAAAGTTGGCGGGTTGTGCAAAGAATGGGCTGATAAGCTTGGTTTACAAAAGGGAATTGCCGTAGCCGTTGGAGCGTTCGATGCACACATGGGCGCAGTTGGCGCGGGAATCAAACCCGGCACACTTGTAAAAATCATGGGGACATCCACGTGCGACATGATGGTTGTCCCATCTAGTGAGCTTAATACTCAAATAAAAGGCATATGTGGCCAGGTAGATGGCAGCATAGTTCCAGGGATGATTGGGCTAGAGGCAGGCCAGTCGGCTGTCGGAGACATTTTTGCTTGGTACCGAGATCAAATTCGCTGGGGAGTAGAGAATCTTCTGCCGTCTAATTTGCCTGACCTTGCAAATATGGTGGATACTGCTAAGAAAACGGCTTTAGATATTCTAACAAAGCAAGCTTCAAAGCTACGTCCTGGCCAGTCTGGGCTTCTGGCGCTTGATTGGTTTAATGGAAATCGCACTGTGCTTGTAGATCCGAATCTGACAGGCATGATAGTTGGGCTAACCTTGGGCACTAAGCCCGAGGAAATATTTATGGCGCTAATCGAAGCAACAGCATTCGGTGGGAAAGTAATTATGGAGCGCTTCCAAGAATATGGAATTGAAGTAGCTGACGTTATCACATGCGGTGGATTGGCGGAGCGTAATCCGTTCCTTATGCAGATATACGCAGACGTGACTGGCAGGCCAATGAAGGTTTCGCGTTCGTCTCAGACATGTGCATTAGGCTCAGCGATGTTTGGAGCGGTTGCTGCAGGTTATTTTTCAAATGTAGAAGAAGCTCAGGCAAAAATGAGCCATCTCAAAGATATTGTTTATAAACCTAATCCTGAGCACCGGAAGACTTACGATGCGCTTTTCTCGCTCTATCGCAAGCTCCATGATTCATTTGGAACGCCTCAACATTCAGAAAACTTATTCAGCGTAATGAAGGAATTGTTGGAAATAAAACGGTCAGTTGTCTAAAAATACTATTTTTATTGAATAGAAATTTGGCAACCGGTTCAGAAACTTTTGCTAATAATTTGAATATAATTTTACGCATCATACCGTTTGCTAAGCATTCTATAGTAAACGTCTAACGTTTGTTCTACCATACGGTCTACCGAGAACTTTTCCTTTACGGTTTGCTTACCATTGGCTGCAAGCTTCTGGGCTAGCTCTTTGTCGGTTAAAAGACGCACGACCGCATCAGCAAGCGCATCTGGGTCTTTCACTGGGATGAGAAGACCGTTGACGCCATCTTCGATTATTTCAGGAGTGCCACCGCAGTTAGTGCCGACAACTGGTTTCCCGGCTGCCATTCCTTCGATAAGCGCGTTACAGCACCCTTCTAGATATGACGGTGAGACGAGAACATCTGTTGCTGCTAGAATATCCGCTATATCTGTGCGAAAACCAGCTAATATGATTTTGTCTACAAGTTTCATTTCCTGTATTCGTTTTTCTATCGTTGGACGATATATGCCGTCGCCAACTACCAGAACCTTAGCCGCTGGAACTTTCGCAAGTATTAGCGGAAAGGCATCAAGGAGGGTGTCATAGCCCTTTCTGGGTTCAATATGGGCTATGATGGTAATGATTCTATCTTCAGGTTTTAACTTGAATTCCTTTCGAATTTTATCGGCATCTCCTGTATGCTGCCACAACGAATCGTGGACTGAGCTGTGAATCGTGGTGATTCTTTCCGGTGGAATTCCGATGCCAGTGAGAACATTTTTTACACCATCCGAAACTGATATTATGTGATCATAGAAGTGGTGATACTTAAATCTGGCAAGCGCTCCATTTATGGGATTGTCCATGCGCCTGGAGAGGATAATCAATGGCACCCTAGCGATTCGCCCTGCAATTCCGCCAAGAACATGGGCATGCGAACCTTGAAGATGGACTACGTCGGGTTTGAACTGCTTGAAAAGAAAAGCCAAGCTGGTTAAGGCAAGTAAGTCCCATTCGCCACGCATTTTAACTTCGGTGACTGGAATACCTTCATTTTTCGCATGTTTAGCCAAGGGTACATCAGGTGGACAAACTATTCGTGAATCATGGCCACGCTTGATTTGACCGGTTGCGGTATATATGATTTGATGCTGGCTACCACGCCAATACTTGCCTGTGTCAACGTGAATAATCCGCAATTTACGAGGTTTTATCTCTGCCGCTAGAGATGGTTCTGCATGATTCATCGCTGTGTTCTCCTAAAAGGATTGCTTTCACGATTGTTGCAACTTCATTTGGCTGTACCGCGCTCATACATTTGAAATCATAGCATTTTGGCTTTTTCTTACAGCAGGGAATGCAGGGCAGGTCTGCTACTATAGGCGTAAAGTTCTGGAAAGTTGTCAAATAGCGCCAGCGAGTGGGTCCAAATATCCCAATAGATTGTTTGCCAAGTGCAAGTGCTATGTGGAGAAGACCCGAATCGAGGCCCACTACGATATCTGCCATATCAATGACTGCTGCTGCCTGCTGTAATGTTGTTTGACCCGCGAGGTTTAATATTGGCACACCTGCATCATTGGATATTCTTTCTATTTGCGGGGAATCCGTTGGAGCACCGAGTGCTAGTATATGGCCTTTGTCTGCGATAAGTCTTGCAAGTTCTGCCCAATGCGGTATTGGCCATGTTTTATGCGGCCATGTCGACACTGGACATATTGCAATAATGGTTTTTTTTGCTGTCACTAACAAGTTTTTCAAGCAAGCGATTTGCATATTCCCGACTATCTGGCGACACGGGAACATAGGTTTGCGTGTTATTTGACTTTATGCCAAGTGGCTGAAGGGCATCAAGATATCGCTGTGGGCCTCTATTATTGGAGGAACAAATGACATTATAAGCAAAGCGGCTTCCCTCACGTGCATCCGCAAATCCAATTCTAATTTTTGCACCTGACGACAATACGCACAAGGCGCTTCGAAATAGGCCCTGCAAATCTATAACTATGTCAAACCTATGTGACCGGATATCCCGAAAAAGCCGAATTTTTTTGCGAAGTAACCGCGCCTCTCCTAAGATATCGTTATTGTTCCCAGATGGTTTTTCCCAAACAAGTAATTCGTCTATCCATGGATTGCCATCTAGCACACCTAAGCATTTATTGGCTATAACCCACGCAATATGAGCGTCAGGCATTGCCTCTTTAATGGCGCGCGCCACTGGTGTTGCCATAACTACATCGCCGATTGAGCTCATTTTGCATATAAGAATTTTTGGACTTTTTAGCGTTTGCATTGCAAGAATATTACTTCCTTAATAAAAAGCTTTCAAGCCTAAATCTAATGCTTCATCTTAATTTTGACACTGCTTTGCGCAATTAAAACAAGGTTTTTACCTTTGTTTATTAAATATCTGTTTGCTATAATTCCACCGAATTGCGGGCAACCTTGAGGAGGCTGATGTCATGAGCCGATTGGTAGTTTTGCTTCCCCTTTTTATAATGCTGTCGCAGAAACACTGTGCTATTGCAGATGCGCCTCAAAATTCGAATTCTCCATTTGGCGTAATTTGCTCTTGGAATGGTATTGAAGATGCTGGAATTAAATGGGTGCGATGTGGGGCGGGATGTTCAGCGCTTGATTGGGGTGCTATCAATAAAGCACCAGGAGTTTTTGAATGGAGCAATGCTGATAGTGAGATCAGGGACATTTGCGATAGATTAAAAGCTGATATTTTGGTAATTCTTGGCTATACGCCGGAGTGGGCGTCTTCTGGTCCAAACAAGGAACCGTCTTATCCTCCAAGAAACCTCTCCGATTGGTCAAACTTCGTTGGACGCATAGTCAGCCGATATAAGAATCGAATCAAATATTGGGAAGTATGGAATGAACCTGATATCGGGTTTTGGCAAGGAACAGTCGAGCAGTATGCTGACTTGGTGAAAAGTGCCTATGTTGCAGCAAAGAGGGCCGACCCTGATTGCAAGATTGTTTTAGGCGGTACTGCTGGTGTCAATCTTCCCTTTATTGAACAGATTTATGAACAAGGAGTTGGGCAATATTTTGATATATTGGCGGTTCACCCTTACCAATGGGGCGATATTTTTGATGATAGATGGTTTAATAGTCAGCTTCGGGATCTCCGCCAGCTGATGCAAAAATGGGGCGATGGTCATAAGGAAATTTGGTTGACAGAGCTTGGATGGTCTACAGGCGACAAAAGCATCACTGAGGAGGTGCAGGCTAGGTTATTAGCACAAGCAATGATTACCGCTTACACGCTCACCGATGTCAATGTCACAAAGTATTTCTGGTTCTGCGTTAAGGATTGGGGAGGCCCAGGTTATGGATTAATAAGGCCTGATGGAAGCCGTAAGCCAGCGTTTAATGCATATAGAACAGTTATTAGCGCTTTGAAAGATGCTGAATATCTTTATTCTATTCCGAACGACAATTTGCGATGCCATATGTTTTGCAAACAAGGAAGGGAAATGCTTGCTGTTTGGTCACCAGATAGGGAAACCCATGAGTTTAAATTGCCTTCTGCCCACCAATGGGAGAAGCTAATGCATATAGGTGGCAAGCTTGAATATCTCGATTTGACAAGGACTTCAATTAAAATAAGCTCAGAGCCAGTGTTTATCTTTGGCAAAAACAAAGTTGAAGCTCGGAAGCGGATTTATGAAGAGAAAGCCTTGGAAGATGTAAGGAAAGATGTGTGGTACAGCATTCAGGTCCCGCAAGGCACATCTAGGTTGTGGATTGATAAAAGTGAGAAAAGGTTGCCTGCAATAAAAATCATTGTGCACAATGATTCGCCAAAACCTGTTAAAGTGGCGTTTAAGGTGCAAATTGGTAGGTTCACCAGAATTGTCCGACATAAAGAGCCCATAAGGCCAGGTGAAGCTGTGTTGATTCCTTTAGTTTTCCTTTTGCCCTCTACTTGCAAGACTGGCTTGGAAACGCTTGAGATAAGTGGCACTGCTGATGGAAAGCGAATTCCCACAAC
It contains:
- a CDS encoding glycosyltransferase family 9 protein; its protein translation is MQTLKSPKILICKMSSIGDVVMATPVARAIKEAMPDAHIAWVIANKCLGVLDGNPWIDELLVWEKPSGNNNDILGEARLLRKKIRLFRDIRSHRFDIVIDLQGLFRSALCVLSSGAKIRIGFADAREGSRFAYNVICSSNNRGPQRYLDALQPLGIKSNNTQTYVPVSPDSREYANRLLEKLVSDSKKNHYCNMSSVDMAA
- a CDS encoding ribulokinase yields the protein MYALGIDFGTNSVRALIADVETGKEVGTYVHNYTRGVDGIILDERDSNFARQDPQEYVEGLEASVRGAIREAERVSGFSAKKIIGIGIDTTGSTPIPVDSNGMPLSFNKKFADNPNAYAWLWKDHTSHEEASIITARARESSIDYTKYSGGVYSSEWFFSKILHLANTDPEVYEAASSFVEHCDWMPALIVGDTNPKCILRSRCAAGHKAMWNAEWGGLPPQEFWSAVSPKLDGIVDKLYRDTYTSNTKVGGLCKEWADKLGLQKGIAVAVGAFDAHMGAVGAGIKPGTLVKIMGTSTCDMMVVPSSELNTQIKGICGQVDGSIVPGMIGLEAGQSAVGDIFAWYRDQIRWGVENLLPSNLPDLANMVDTAKKTALDILTKQASKLRPGQSGLLALDWFNGNRTVLVDPNLTGMIVGLTLGTKPEEIFMALIEATAFGGKVIMERFQEYGIEVADVITCGGLAERNPFLMQIYADVTGRPMKVSRSSQTCALGSAMFGAVAAGYFSNVEEAQAKMSHLKDIVYKPNPEHRKTYDALFSLYRKLHDSFGTPQHSENLFSVMKELLEIKRSVV
- a CDS encoding glycosyl hydrolase, giving the protein MSRLVVLLPLFIMLSQKHCAIADAPQNSNSPFGVICSWNGIEDAGIKWVRCGAGCSALDWGAINKAPGVFEWSNADSEIRDICDRLKADILVILGYTPEWASSGPNKEPSYPPRNLSDWSNFVGRIVSRYKNRIKYWEVWNEPDIGFWQGTVEQYADLVKSAYVAAKRADPDCKIVLGGTAGVNLPFIEQIYEQGVGQYFDILAVHPYQWGDIFDDRWFNSQLRDLRQLMQKWGDGHKEIWLTELGWSTGDKSITEEVQARLLAQAMITAYTLTDVNVTKYFWFCVKDWGGPGYGLIRPDGSRKPAFNAYRTVISALKDAEYLYSIPNDNLRCHMFCKQGREMLAVWSPDRETHEFKLPSAHQWEKLMHIGGKLEYLDLTRTSIKISSEPVFIFGKNKVEARKRIYEEKALEDVRKDVWYSIQVPQGTSRLWIDKSEKRLPAIKIIVHNDSPKPVKVAFKVQIGRFTRIVRHKEPIRPGEAVLIPLVFLLPSTCKTGLETLEISGTADGKRIPTTRMNVRISNGPVIEFLANSTVERGYIIEDQGSGCAPSVRFGGTWTYKFNLENCRSASVDLCVGAHNANEWKVLISRDQRTWDIALSGKSNRSWHSVDLSPYVGGPIFLKFEGKDQQLSELVLAMNR
- a CDS encoding glycosyltransferase family 9 protein produces the protein MSTWPHKTWPIPHWAELARLIADKGHILALGAPTDSPQIERISNDAGVPILNLAGQTTLQQAAAVIDMADIVVGLDSGLLHIALALGKQSIGIFGPTRWRYLTTFQNFTPIVADLPCIPCCKKKPKCYDFKCMSAVQPNEVATIVKAILLGEHSDESCRTISSGRDKTS
- a CDS encoding glycosyltransferase family 4 protein, translating into MNHAEPSLAAEIKPRKLRIIHVDTGKYWRGSQHQIIYTATGQIKRGHDSRIVCPPDVPLAKHAKNEGIPVTEVKMRGEWDLLALTSLAFLFKQFKPDVVHLQGSHAHVLGGIAGRIARVPLIILSRRMDNPINGALARFKYHHFYDHIISVSDGVKNVLTGIGIPPERITTIHSSVHDSLWQHTGDADKIRKEFKLKPEDRIITIIAHIEPRKGYDTLLDAFPLILAKVPAAKVLVVGDGIYRPTIEKRIQEMKLVDKIILAGFRTDIADILAATDVLVSPSYLEGCCNALIEGMAAGKPVVGTNCGGTPEIIEDGVNGLLIPVKDPDALADAVVRLLTDKELAQKLAANGKQTVKEKFSVDRMVEQTLDVYYRMLSKRYDA